CGGGCCTCGGATACCGGCATGAACGATGTGCCGAGTCCGTTGCCGACCAGCTCGGCGATCGCGGCGAATCCGGCCGGAACCTCGTACTGCGTCTGTGGCTGTACTCCGGCGCGGTGAAATGCCGCGTCGACGAGGCGGCGTAGCCCGAATTCGGGTGGGAATCCGACGAGATCCTCACCGGCCAGGTCGGCGAGATCGAGGCGACGCCGACGCGCCAGGGCATGGTCGTCGCGGCAGACGAAGACCATCGGCTCCTCGAACAGCAGGGTCAGATCGAGTTGGGCCGGGAACCGGTTGGGCATCGACACCAGCGCCAGGTCCAGCGAGCCTTCCAACAAGGCGGACAGGTAGGCCGAGGCGCCGGACTGGCTCAGCCGTAACCGCAGCCGGACAAAGGGATGGGCGCGGTGGAAGTCGCCGAGCGCGCGGGCGACGTCGACCGGTCCGTAGGAGATCAACGACCCGAATTCGACTGTGCCCATCAGCGATCCGCGAAACTGACCGGCGGACTCGGCGGCCGCACGCGCCGCGTGCAGGACCTCGTAGGCGTGTGGCCGGAAGGCCTCACCCGCGGCGGTGAGGCTGATGCGTTGCCGTGACCGGTCGAACAGCTCCACTCCGAGCTCGCGCTCCAGCTTGGCGATCGACGTCGACAGCGCAGACTGCACGACATGGGCACGCTCGGCGGCGCGGGTGAAGCTCATCTCCCCGGCCACCGCGATGAAGTGTTCGACCTGCCGTAACTCCACCGTGCCAGCCTATCTATCTTGTCGATGACGTTCATCAGATTCAATCGTTGGACTCGATGCGCGTGAACGGGTGAGATGGACACCGAAGGCCCGCGAAAAGGAGCAACGACGGTGAACGGTTTGAGCAGAAGGAATTTCGGC
The genomic region above belongs to Mycolicibacterium sp. HK-90 and contains:
- a CDS encoding LysR family transcriptional regulator, whose product is MELRQVEHFIAVAGEMSFTRAAERAHVVQSALSTSIAKLERELGVELFDRSRQRISLTAAGEAFRPHAYEVLHAARAAAESAGQFRGSLMGTVEFGSLISYGPVDVARALGDFHRAHPFVRLRLRLSQSGASAYLSALLEGSLDLALVSMPNRFPAQLDLTLLFEEPMVFVCRDDHALARRRRLDLADLAGEDLVGFPPEFGLRRLVDAAFHRAGVQPQTQYEVPAGFAAIAELVGNGLGTSFMPVSEARRFDLRTVPLRDPALWQVYLAAPPVERMTPAAARLAETLLAAAG